In a single window of the Paramisgurnus dabryanus chromosome 23, PD_genome_1.1, whole genome shotgun sequence genome:
- the aass gene encoding alpha-aminoadipic semialdehyde synthase, mitochondrial translates to MLRLAWTHGRGFRGCVLCQRRSRHHQNKHSVIAIRREDVNVWERRAPLAPRHVREITAAGHKVLVQPSNRRAIHDRYYEKAGAVIQEDISGASLIVGVKRPPEEKVYPQKTYAFFSHTIKAQEPNMGLLDDLLKKEVRLIDYEKMVDPNGYRIVAFGQWAGVAGMINILHGLGLRFLALGHHTPFMHIGMAHNYRNVSQAIQAVRDCGYEISLGLMPKSIGPLTFVFTGTGNVSKGAQEIFNELPCEYVEPHELKEVSETGDLTKVYFTVISRHHHLVRKSDGLYDPLEYEYHPELYTSDFRKTIAPYTTCLINGIYWDPHTPRLLRRLDAQRLIRPVTPASSSPDHGCPALPHKFLAICDISADTGGSIEFMTECTTIEKPFCMYDADQHIDHDSVEGNGILMCSIDNLPAQLPIEATEYFGDRLFPYIWEMLPSDATRPLEEEDFSPQVRDAVITSNGKLTPKFEYIQKLRERRESEQILKKAGMKRVLLLGSGYVSGPVVEYLTRDAGTQVTVASNLLHQAEDIAAKYPNTIAFMLDITKQEGHFESLIKDHDIVISMLPYAFHPQVAKHCIKMKVNLVTASYMSPAMKELQQSAEEAGITIVNEMGLDPGIDHMLAMQCIDQAKADGCTVESYSSFCGGLPAPECSDNPLRYKFSWSPYGVLLNTISPAIYLKDNQIVSVPPGGALMEVTKPMDFLPGFNLEGFPNRDSTKYAELYGIESAHTFIRGTLRFKGFASAMSGFVKLGLINTEPCPLLDHTASPVSWKELLCKQIGLPSTMSSSTFEEAVYERIDKDDFRMQSLRWLGMLSEEPVPHADTILAALAKHLEAKLAFAKGERDLIIMRNDVGIRHPTGELETRHISLVVYGEPNGFSAMAKTVGYPAAIAARMVLNDELTTKGLVVPMMKSIYSPVLKRLQDEGLQYITKSTVSE, encoded by the exons ATGCTTCGTCTTGCGTGGACCCACGGTAGAGGCTTCAGAGGTTGTGTGCTCTGTCAGAGGAGATCTCGTCATCATCAGAATAAGCACAGCGTCATAGCCATCCGACGCGAGGATGTCAACGTTTGGGAGAGACGGGCGCCGCTGGCACCACGGCACGTGAGGGAGATCACAGCCGCCGGGCACAAGGTGCTGGTGCAGCCGTCCAACAGACGGGCCATACATGACAGA TACTATGAAAAAGCAGGTGCTGTCATACAGGAGGACATCTCCGGGGCATCTCTCATCGTTGGTGTGAAAAGACCGCCAGAAGAAAAGGTGTACCCCCAAAAAACCTATGCGTTTTTCTCACACACCATCAAAGCACAGGAACCCAACATGGGGCTTCTGGATGACCTTCTTAAAAAG GAAGTGCGACTCATTGATTATGAGAAAATGGTTGATCCCAATGGCTACAGAATTGTTGCATTTGGACAGTGGGCTGGTGTTGCTG GAATGATTAACATTTTACATGGCCTGGGCTTGCGTTTTCTTGCTCTGGGACACCACACCCCATTTATG CACATTGGCATGGCACACAACTACAGAAACGTCAGCCAGGCCATCCAGGCAGTGAGGGATTGTGGGTATGAAATATCTTTAGGTTTGATGCCCAAGTCCATAGGTCCTCTCACATTTGTGTTTACTGGCACCGGCAATGTGTCCAAG GGTGCCCAAGAAATTTTCAACGAGCTTCCTTGTGAATACGTGGAACCTCATGAACTCAAAGAAGTATCGGAGACTGGAG ATTTGACCAAAGTATACTTCACAGTGATCAGTAGACATCACCACCTGGTAAGAAAGAGTGATGGACTCTACGACCCTTTGGAGTATGAATACCATCCTGAGCTGTACACGTCAGATTTCAGAAAGACT ATTGCCCCTTACACAACCTGTCTGATAAATGGCATATATTGGGACCCTCACACACCCAGACTTTTGCGACGACTGGACGCTCAGCGTCTGATCAGACCCGTCACACCTGCATCATCATCACCCGATCACGGCTGCCCTGCACTTCCACACAA GTTCTTGGCTATCTGTGACATCTCTGCAGACACAGGTGGCTCCATTGAGTTCATGACTGAGTGCACCACTATTGAGAAACCCTTCTGCATGTATGACGCAGATCAACATATCGATCATGACAG TGTGGAAGGTAATGGCATTTTAATGTGCTCCATTGATAATCTGCCTGCCCAACTTCCCATTGAAGCTACTGAGTATTTTGGAGACCGGCTGTTTCCTTACATCTGGGAGATG CTCCCATCAGACGCCACCAGACCGCTCGAGGAAGAGGACTTCTCACCACAAGTCAGAGAC GCTGTCATTACATCTAACGGCAAGTTGACTCCTAAGTTTGAATACATTCAGAAACTCAGAGAAAGAAG GGAATCGGAGCAGATCCTGAAGAAAGCAGGAATGAAGCGAGTGCTGCTTCTGGGCTCAGGCTATGTGTCTGGGCCAGTTGTCGAGTATCTCACCAGGGATGCTGGTACCCAGGTCACAGTGG CATCAAATTTGTTGCATCAGGCAGAAGACATTGCAGCCAAGTATCCTAATACCATCGCTTTCATGCTGGACATCACCAAACAAGAAGGTCACTTTGAATCTCTGATCAAAGACCATGACATTGTTATCAG CATGTTGCCGTACGCATTTCATCCACAAGTAGCCAAACACTGCATTAAGATGAAAGTTAACTTGGTGACCGCCAGTTATATGAGCCCAGCCATGAAGGAACTTCAGCAGAG TGCCGAGGAAGCTGGCATCACCATTGTAAATGAGATGGGTCTGGACCCTGGCATTGATCACATGTTGGCCATGCAGTGCATCGATCAGGCCAAGGCAGACGGTTGCACT GTGGAGTCCTATAGCTCATTTTGTGGAGGTCTcccagccccggagtgctctgATAACCCACTGCGTTACAAGTTTAGCTGGAGTCCGTATGGCGTTCTGCTCAATACCATCAGTCCGGCCATCTACCTGAAGGACAACCAA ATCGTCAGTGTTCCACCTGGTGGCGCTCTCATGGAAGTCACAAAGCCAATGGACTTCTTGCCTGGTTTCAATCTGGAGGGCTTCCCCAACCGAGATAGCACCAAGTACGCCGAGCTTTACGGCATCGAGTCGGCTCACACTTTTATCAGAGGAACTCTGCGCTTTAAG GGCTTCGCTTCCGCAATGAGCGGCTTTGTGAAACTGGGCCTGATCAACACTGAGCCGTGTCCACTGTTGGATCACACGGCTTCTCCTGTTTCATGG AAAGAGCTTTTGTGTAAGCAGATTGGATTGCCCTCCACAATGAGCAGCAGTACTTTTGAAGAAGCTGTTTATGAGCGAATAGACAAAGATGACTTCAGAATGCAGAGTCTCAGATG GCTTGGGATGCTCAGTGAGGAACCTGTTCCCCATGCAGACACCATACTAGCAGCGCTCGCTAAACACCTGGAAGCCAAACTCGCCTTTG CTAAAGGTGAGCGAGATTTGATCATCATGAGGAACGATGTAGGAATCAGACACCCTACTGGTGAGCTGGAAACCAGACACATCAGCCTGGTGGTCTACGGGGAACCCAATGGATTCTCAGCCATGGCTAAAACTGTGGGCTATCCAGCAGCAATCGCGGCACGTATGGTACTCAACG ATGAACTGACCACCAAAGGGCTCGTGGTGCCGATGATGAAGAGCATCTACAGTCCGGTGCTGAAGAGACTGCAGGATGAAGGTCTTCAGTATATCACCAAAAGCACTGTATCGGAGTAA